ACTCCCGGTCGGTGCTCGCCGGCTACGCGGCGGCCGGGCTCTCGCCCGTGGCGGCCACGATGGAGTCCGAGGAGTACGTCGCGCGGTCCGACGTCGAAATCGCCGAGCGGCTGGCGGCGGACTTCGACGTCGACTGGCGGACCTACCACGTCGGCCACCCGACGGGTGCGGACCTCGACACGCTCGTGAAGACGAAAAACGGCCACATCGGGCTGATGACCTCGTTCATCCTCGACTTCTTCCGCCAGCTCGAAGCCGAGTTCGGCCCCGACGTCACGTACATCACCGGCGACGGCGGGGACAAGGCCCTCCCCGACCTGACCCCGGTCCGGTCGCTCTCCGAGGACGACCTCGTCGACTACGTGCTGGCACAGAACAGCCTCGTCGACGTCGAGCGGGTGGCGGAGCTGACGCGGCTCTCCGAGGGCGAGATCAGGCGGAGCGTCCGCGAGCACGTCGACGCGTTCCCGGAGCGGACCCCCGCCGGGAAGTACGTCCACTTCCTCGTGTACGGGCGGGCGGTCAACTTCCTGTTCGAGGGCGAGGACCGCAACCGGCTGTTCTTCTGGAGCGTGACGCCGTTTTACTCGCTGCCGTTTTTCCGGTACGCGATGAACTGCCCGCCGGAACAGAAGGAGCGGTACAAGCTCTACCGGTCGTTCCTCGGCCAACTCGCGCCGAGCGCCGCCGGCCGGGTCCACCCCATCTACGGGGCACCCGTCGACTCCTCGCGCCACGCCCTCGCGGCGCTCGTCGACGACGTCCTCTCGCGGTACCCGTCCGTCTTCGAGACGGTGAAACCGTTCATCAAGGCGTTCAACGACCTCGACACGGGCTCGACGGTCGGCCCGGACACCGTCGACTGCATCCGCCACCAGGTCGACCGCAACGACGTCGTCGACGACCTCTTCGACCGGCAGGCGCTCGACCGGATCATCGACGCCCACGACGAGTACGGGAAGTTCACCCTCTACCGGATCTTCGCGCTGACCTCCGTCGTCGACGACATCCACTCGACCCGGAGCGTCCTCGAGGCCAACCGGGACGCGGTGTTCGCCTGAGCCGCGGCCGGGACCTACGGCGCGGTCCGCGGCCCCGTCAGTCCTCCAGCAACGTGTCGGGGTCGACCGCGACGCCGTTGACCCGGACCTCCGCCTCGCCGTCGACCGACAGCGACTCCAGCCGGCCGCTGAACCGGTAGGCGTCGAGCCAGTTTGCGACCTCGCCGCTCGCGCGGTTGCCGTCGACCTCCGCGGCGTCGTCGACCGTCGCGCCGTCGTCGGTGCTGGCCGCGACCGCCCCGGAGACGGTGAACTCGTAGCTGGTGATCTCGTCGGACCCCTTCTCGCGGCCGTCGAAGAAGATCGTGTTCAACAGGAGCGGCTCGTCGTCGCCCTCGACGGAGCCGCCAGCGGCCGCCTCCTCGGCGCTCGTGGGGACGCCCTCGGGGACCTCGGTCGTCGGATTCGAGCCGGCGCCTTCGACGGTGAACTCGCTCGTGGGCCGGTCGCCGGCGAACTCGCAGTCGCGCAGGGTCGCGGTGCCGCCCTGGGCCGTCGTCGTCATGCTCCCGGGGGTCTCCCACGTGAAGTGGCAGTCTTCGAGGACGATGTCGGAGGGGTTCGACCGGTACCACGCCCAGATACCCCGGCCGCCGGGGTAGCCGGTCGCGTCGTGGACGAAGACGCAGTCGCGGGCGCGACTCCCCTTCGTCCCCAGCCGCAGGTGGTTGACGCCGTTGCCCCGGAAGTAACACGACTCGAGTTTGACCGGGCCGCCGCTGGGCCCGGCGCCGGAGGCGTAGGCCGCGTTCGAGGGCCACCCCGCGAAGTGGACGCGGTCGAGTTCGAGGGTGCCGGCGTGCTCGCTCGACGCCCACAGCGCGCTGCGCCCCCAGTTCTTGCCGCCGTGGACGCCGCAGTCGTCCTCGCCGACGCTCGACCCGTCGCCGAGGTAGACGTTCTCGATCCGGCCGGTCGACCCGGCGTCGACGGCCGCGGTGATCGCGAAACACGGCGGGTCGTTGCGGAGGTCGTGGTCGCCGCGGAAGCCGACGTCGCGGATCGTCCAGTCGCTGCCGCGCGCGTGGATCGTCGCCGCCGTGTTCGACGCGGTACAGTCGATCAGGACGTTCTCGAACGTCTCGCCGCTGCCGACCGAGATGACCTCGTGTTGGCCCGAGGGGACCTCGATCACGTCGTAGTCGTCCGACGCCGCGGCCGCCGTTCCGCTCGCGGCGGCCGTCGCCGCGCCGGCCGCGGCCGCGCCCACCATCCCGAGGTACGCGCGACGGTGGATCGAACCGTCCCTGTTCGGCCGTTCGCGGGTGTCGTCCGCGTCGGCAGTCTCGTCATCCAGTACGTCAGGTTCGCGTGCCATACACCCCAGACGGACAGTCACCGGAACATAAATTTTTCGTATTGCCACTTATAATTTTTCGTGAGATAAATTTGTTCCTAACTGTCCACGGAAGGGGTATCGACCCGGACTCGCTAATCTTTATACGTCCGCGAGCGCGCCGCTCCCCCGAACCGCCCGTACGCGACGGCGCCGGCCACGGATATATGCCGCTGGCCGCTGTAGGGAGCCGGTGACTCGGCTCGTGTCCCGAACGCGCCAGACGAGCGCCCCCGGCGAAGCGGCGCCCGAACCGGTCCCTGTCCCCGAGGAGCGCGTCCTCCGGGCGTGGCTCGCCCGGGAGGCCGACCGCGGCGCGGCCCCCGTCGATCCGGAGTCGGTCCCGACGGACCGGACGGCGATGCTCGACGCGCTCCTCGCGGCGAAGCCGGGGGCGGCGGCGTTCGTCTGGCGCGAGCGACCCGTCCGCTGGTACCGACTCGACCTCGACTGGGATCGCTTCGCGGCGCTCCGGCCGGTGAACGGCCCGGACGACGCCCTGTGGCGGGCCGCCTCCACGGACGGGACCCTGTTCGGCGTGGCCGAGCGGGCCCGCGAGGAGGGGTTCGCCCCGCTCCGGGAGGCGGGAATCGACCCGGCGGCGATCCGCGCGTACCGCGACGACCTCGCCGCCGGGCGACGACTCGACCCGCTTGTCGTCCGGACCAGACGCGGCGCGACCCCGTGGTTCGTCGCCGACGGGAACCACCGGGCGACGGCGGTGGCGCTGCACGCCCTCGAAACCGGCCGGTACGATCCCCAGACGGCCTACGTGGCCGTGACCGCGAACCCCGTCCTCGGGCCGGCGCTCGCTCGCGTGCGGGGGCTCCTCCAGCGTCTTCGCGGACGGACGATCGGTCACGGGGGCGTACGGCGGTGACGGCGTCGCCGCTCGGGCGGTCGTCCGTGATGAGAGCGGGCCGCGATTCGAACCACGCCCGAGAACCCGCTCACTTCGTTCGCGGAACCTCGATTTACGTCAGAGTCCGCCGATGGCGGACTCTGACCGCACGGTCGGACGTGCTCGCTTCGTTGCGCGCAGCCTCCCTGCGTTCAAATCGTGCCTGCCGCTTCGCTCCTCGCGAATCGTTCGTCGCAGAAAGCGGGCCGGGCGCGATTTGAACACACAGTCGGACGTGCTCACTCCGTTCCGCGCGACCTCCCTACGTTCAAATCCCGCCGGATCCGATGCTCACCGCTCGCGGAGTTGCTCGCGGTGAGAAGCGGGCCGGGCGCGATTTGAACACGCGACCGACGGATTAAGAGTCCGTCGCTCTGCCTAACTGAGCTACCGGCCCTGTGTACGAACGTTTCGGTCGGGTATTGAAATACGTTTCCTTTAGCGAGTTCCGTGCGAGGGCGGGACAAACCGGTTGCGCGCCGAGAGCGTCCTGTCCGAGAACCAAAACGTAACAATCTTCGGGAGCGTTAAGTACGGTGGGTTCAACCACACTCTCACCATGAGCACGGGGGTCACTATCTCGTCGATATCTGACTACGCCATTCTGGGCTGTGGCAGCGTCGGCTACGCCGTCGCGGAGGAACTCGTCGATCAGGGGAAGGACGTCCTCATCATCGACCGCGACGAGAGTCGCGTCGAGTCGCTGCGCGACCAGGACCTCGACGCCCGCACCGCCGACATCGGCGACCCGGAGACCGCCGACCTCGTCGCCGACCGGAGCGTCGTCCTCATCCTCGCCTCGGACGTCGAGGCGAACAAGCAGGCCGTCGAGAACATCCGCGAGAACGACGGCGAGCAGTTCGTGGTCGCGCGCGCGAGCGACCCGGTCTCGGGCGACGAACTCTCCGACCTCGGCGCCGACGTCGTGATCAACCCCTCGACGGTGATCGCCGACTCGGCCCTGCGCGCGCTCGAATCGGGTGAACTCGAGTACAACGCGGGCAAACTCGCGGAGATCATCGAGGAGACCGCCGGGCGACTCGCGATCGTCACTCAGGACAGCCCCGACCCCGACTCCATCGCCAGCGCGGCGGCGCTGCAGGCCATCGCCGACCATCTCGGGGTCGAGGCGGACATCATCTACATGGACGAGATCGGCCACCAGGAGAACCGGGCGTTCGTCAACCTGCTCGGGATCGACCTCCTCCAGTGGGACGACGTCGAGGACCGCTCGGCGTACGACACGGTCGCGCTCGTCGACCGCGCCACCTCCGGCGAGATGGAGTTCGACGTCGACATCATCGTCGACCACCGCGAACCCGAGGTCGACTACGACCCCTCGTTCGTCGACATCCGCCCGAACATGTCCTCGACGTCGACGATCATGACGAAGTACATCCAGGAGTTCGACATGAACGTCTCCGAGGAGGTCGCGACCGCCCTGCTCTACGGCATCCGCGCCGAGACGCTCGACTTCAAGCGCGACACGACCCCCGCCGACCTCACCGCCGCGGCCTACCTCTACCCGTTCGCGAACCACGACACCCTCGAACAGGTGGAGTCGCCGTCGATGTCCCCCGAGACGCTGGACGTCCTCGCCGAGGCCATCGCCAACCGCGACGTTCAGGGGAGCCACCTCGTCTCGAACGCGGGGTTCGTCCGCGACCGCGAGGCGCTCACGCAGGCGGCGAGCCACCTCCTCAACCTCGAAGGGGTGACGACGACGGCCGTCTTCGGCATCTCCGAGGAGACGATCTTCCTCGCGGCCCGCTCGAAGGACATCCGGATGAACATCGGCAGCGTCCTCGCCGACGCCTACGGGGAGATCGGCGAGACCGCCGGCCACTCCACGCAGGCCAGCGCCGAGATCCCCCTCGGCATCTTCACCGGGATCGAGATCTCCGACGACACCCGCGACACGTTACTTGAGTTGACCGAGGAGGCGGTGAAACGGACGCTGTTCGACGCGATGGGCGTCGACGGCAGCGAAGGATCGAACGGCGGTTAGACGACGACTTCCTCTCGTTCCTGATCGGGGTCGCGGACGCGCTCGATGACGTCGTTGACGAGGACGACGTCGCCGACCGCCCGCACCCAGCGGTAGGGTACGATGACCCCCCGCGCGCTCCGGGCTTCCTCGTCGAACAGTTCCGGGTTGAGGGTGCCGAGCGCGAGGCCGGTGACGCTCTCGCCGTCGACGTCCAGACGCAGGTCCTCGACCTCGCCGACGTAGATGCCGTTGTTCGAGTACACCTCTCGCCCGACGAGCGACGTGATCTCCTGGGGAGTGTCGTCCATACCGAACGATCACGCGAGGCTGACTCTTAACTCTTAGTCAGACGCCACCCGACCGGCCGCGCCCGGGCCGACCCGTCGCGGCCGCCCCCGCTCGGCGGGGTCGCGACGCGGGTCCGACGGATTCCGACCGCGATCGGACGACGCGACCCCTTATAAACGAGAGTAACATTTAACACTAATTAACGATCGTGTGGCGGGATCGGCGACGCGTGAGAATATATCGCTGGAGGGCGAACGATCTGTCGCCGGGGTGCCTCTGACAACCGGCACGGGGACGGCCCGTCAGGCCCGGAGCGGCCGTCCCCACGGCCCCGACGCCCTTATACGAGTCGACCGCGCGCCGACAGCGCCCGGTCTCGACGCGCTCACTCCCCGAGGATGGCGTCGACGTCGGCGTGGTTCGAGAGGAGTTCCTCCATCCGGTCGACGGTCCGTTCGTCGCGGGTGCGGCCGCTACGGACGACGTCTTCGGCCCGTTCGATGGTCGTCAGCGTGTCCGTGTTGACCAGCAACACCGGCAGGTCCTTCTCGGCGGCCTGCCCGAGGATCGCCCCCGACGGCCGGTGGCCGCCGGTCAGGATGAGACAGCGCACGCCCGGCGCTTCGAGCGCGGCGGTCTGGAGTTCCGCGCGGTCGCCGCCCGTGATGACCGCGGCGTTCTTCGTCCGGCGGAAGTGCCGCAGCGCGCTGTCGGCGCCCATCGCGCCGACGCTGAACCGTTCGACGTAGGCGTCGGTCTCGCCCTCGACGAGGAGGTTCGCGCCGAGTTCGTCCGCGAGGTCGCCGACGGTGACCCCCGACAGCGTCCGCTCGGTCGGGAGCACGCCGTAGACGGGGATGTCCTGTCCTTCGAGGAACGGGACGACCTCGTTCTCGAGCTGGTCGTAGACCGCGTCGGCGACGTCGTTGAAGACGACGCCGTCGAGGTGGTCGCCCAGCACCTCGGCCGCGGCGAGGACGTCGTCGACGTCGCCGGGCACCTCGTACGGGGCGACGAGCAGTACGCGGGCGTCGAGCAGGTCGGCGACGTCGGCGTCGGTGAGATCGACGATGCCGCCGAGTTCGAGTCGCCCGCCGCCCTCGAGGAACACCCGGTCGTGGTCCGCCGCGAGCGTCTCGAACGCCTCGCGGACCCGGTCGCGCAGTTCGTCGGGGTTCTCGCGGCCGCGGATCGCCTGCTCGATGAACGTCGGCGAGTAGACGACCGGTTCGAGGTCGTGCATCTCCGCGTCGAGGTCGAGCAGTTCGCGCGCGAACATCGGGTCCTCGTCGAGGGTCTTCCCGACGTTGCTCTGCAGGCGCGTCCCCTTCGGTTTCATGTAGCCGACGTCCTCGCCGCGCTCGCGGGCCAGTCGGGCGAGCGCGAGCGCGATGGCGGTCTTGCCGGTACTCTTCTCCAGTGACGTGACGAGGATCGTGTCCGTCTCGGTGGTGTCGGTGGTGGTGTCGGTATCGGTGTCGGTGTCGCTCATAGTTCCTCCGTGTCAACGGTGAGTCTGAGGTCGATCGCCTGTACGCCCTCCGGCCCCGCGACCAGCGGGTTCACGTCGAGTTCGAGGATCGACGGGAAGTCCGTCACCAGTTGCGAGAGTCGCTGGATCGTCTCGACGACCGCGTCGACGTCCGCCGGGTCCCGTCCGCGCGCGCCGCGCAGCAGCGGCGCCGCCTTGATCTCGTCGACCATCTCGGCGGCCTCGTCCTCGCCGACGGGCGCGACGCGGACCGACGTGTCCTTCAAGATCTCGACGAAGATGCCACCCAGCCCGAACAGCAGCAGCGGGCCGAACTGGGGGTCGCGGTTCATCCCGACGATGGTCTCGGTCGACCCCTCGAGGTCGAGCATCTCCTGGACCTGCACGCCGAGGATCGTCGCGTCGGGCTGGTAGTTGTGCGCCCGGGCGACGAGGTCCTCGTAGGCGTCGTAGACGTCCTCGTCGCCGACGCCGACCTTGACGCCGCCGATGTCGGACTTGTGGGTGATCTCCGGGCTGACGATCTTCATCACGACGTCGCCGTCGATCGACTCGGCGACCGCATGCGCGTCCGCCGGGTCGTCGACGATTTCGCCCTCGGGGATCGGGATGCCGTAGGCGTCGAGCAGGTCCATCGCCTCGACGCCCAGCCGGTTGTCCTCGCGGTCGCGCGCCCGTTCGAGGATCTCGCGGGCGCGCTCGCGGTCGACGTCGAACGCCGTCGGCTCGTCGTAGGTGCGCTCGCTGACGTCGCGGTAGGTCGCGAGCGCGTCGAGCCCCGACACGGCCCGCGCGGGGTCGAAGTAGTTGGGGATGCCGCTGTCGCGGAGGACCGCCTCCGCCGAGCGGGTGCGCTCGCCGCCCATCAGGCAGGTGACGACGGGCTTGTCGTGTTCCTCGCTGCGCTCGATCACCGCCTCGGCGAGGTCGTCGTAGTCGAGCACCGCCGTCGGCGCCGAGACGACGACCGCACAGCCGACGTTCGGGTCGGCCAGCGCGACGTCGAGGGCCTCCTCGAACCGCTCGACGTCGGCGTCGCCGATGGCGTCGATCGGGTTGTAGACGTTCGCCTCGTCGGGCATCGCCTCCGAGAGCGTCTCGATCGTCTCGTCGGTGAACGAGGCCATATCGAGGCGCGAGTCGCCGACCGCGTCGGTCGTGAGCACGCCCGGCCCGCCCGCGTTCGTGACGACGGCGACGCCGTCGGACTCGGGCGTCGGCAGTCCCGAGAGCGCGCGCGCCCAGTCGAACAGCTCCTGGACCGAACTCGCCCGCAGGACGCCCGCCTGTTCGAGGCCGGCCTCGTAGGCGCGCTCGCTGCCGGCGATGGCACCGGTGTGCGAGGAGGCGGCGGCCGCGCCCGCGTCGGTCCGGCCGGACTTGACGAGGACGATCGGGGTGTCCTCGCTGACCTCGCGGGCGGCGTCGACGAACGCGCGCCCCTCGTCGATCCCTTCGAGGTAGCCGATGACGACGTCGGTGCCGTCGTCCTCGCCCCACTCGTGGACGAAGTCGGTCTCGTCGAGGACGGACTTGTTGCCGAGCGAGACGACGTCCCGGAAACCGATCTCCTGCTGGTTCGCCCAGTCGAGCACGGCGGTGATGAACGCCCCCGACTGGCTCATGAACGAGACCGACCCTTCGAGGGCGTTCTCGGGCCCGAAGGTGGCGTTCATGCCGGCGCGCGTGCTCATCACCCCTAAGCTGTTGGGCCCGACGAGGTTGAGGTCGTACTCGGCGGCGACCTCGCGCAGTTCCCGCTCGCGTGCGGCGCCCTCGCCGCCGGTCTCGGAGAAGCCGGCGGTGATGACGACGACGTTCTCGACGCCGGCCTCCGCGGAGTCGCGGATGGCGTCGATCACGTACGGCGGCGGGACGACGATCACGGATAAGTCGACGGGAGGAGCGCTGGCGACGTCGGAGTGACACTCGAGGCCGAGTACCTCATCGCGGTTCGGATTCACCGGCACCACTTTGCCGGCGAAGTCCGTCCGGAGGTTCTCGAGGATCGCCCGACCGACGGCCCCCTCGCGGTCGGTCGCGCCGACCACGGCGACAGTCTCGGGTGCGAACAACTCGTGTAACCTTCCCATCACTCGTGGCTTGGCCGAGCGCGGAGTTAAACGTGTTCTCCCGTTCCCGATTCGTGGGTCCACCCCGTTGGTTTGGCCGGATCAATGCGTCGATATCGCCGTCGTCGATCGGTTCGAGGCGGCGACCGCCAGCAGGTAGAGCGCGACCGCGACGAGGACGATCGACCCGCCCGAGGGGAGTCCCCAGCGGATCGCGGCCGCGAAGCCGCCGACGATCGCGGCCTGCCCGGCCAGCACCGAGAGGTACAGCGTCTCCCGGAAGCCGCGTGCGACCTGCGAGGCGGCGGCGACCGGGATGACGAGCATCCCGGCGACGAGGATCACGCCGAGTACCTGCATCGAACCGACGACGACGACCGCCGTCAGCACGACCAGCAGGGTGTTGTAGCCGGTGACGTTCAGCCGGGCGACGCGGGCGGCCTGCTCGTCGAAGGTGATAAACACCAGTTGCTTGTACGCGAGCGCGACGGCGGCGACGACGACGACGCTGAGGACGGCCATCAGCCGGGCGCCGGCGGGGGTGACGACCGAGAGGTTTCCGAAGAGGTACTCGTCGATGGTGAACCCCTGCTGGCCCGGCCCGTAGCTGACGACGATCGTCCCGAGGGCGAAGCTGCCGGTGAGCATGATCGCGATGGGGACGTCGCCGTAGGCGTCCGTCCGCTCGGAGAGCCACTGGACCCCGAGCGCGCCGAGGACGCCGACGACGAGCGCCGCGTACAGCGCCAGCCCCCGCTGGGAGCCGCCCCAGCCGGTCACCGAGCCCGCGGCGAAACCGATCGCGACGCCGGCGAACGCCGTGTGCGCGAGCGTCTCGCCGATGAGCGCCATCTGGCGGTGGACGAGGAACGTCCCCACGAGCGGCGCGACGACGCCGACGAGCACCCCCGTCGACAGCTGTTGCCACATGAGGGGGTGTTCGAAGACGTTCGTCCCGAGGTAGAGGTCGATCCACTCGCCGACGATCAGGTACTGCTCGTACAGCGGTCCCGCGACGGGGTACGCCCGGAGCCAGTAGCAGGCGACGAAGCCGAGCATCGCCAGCGCGAGCGCGGCGGTGACCGCGAGGCCGGCGAGTTCGGCCGCTCGCCGCGGTCGCTTTCGCAGGGAGCGGACGCTCTCGGCGATCCCACGTTCTCCCGTCCGCTCGACGTTCCCGCTCATCAGTGATCGTGGTGGACGACCTGTCCGGTCGCGCCGTAGGCCTCGGCCAGCGCGTCGCTCTCGACGAACGACTCGGTGTCGCCGTGGTGGTACAGTTCCGTGTTGATGCAGGCGATGCGGTTCGCGCGGTCGGTGACGACCCCGACGTCGTGTTCGATGAGGATGATCGTGATCCCCGACTCGTTCAGCGAGTCCAGCAGCCGGTAGAACGCGTCCCGGGACTCGGCGTCGACGCCGACGGTCGGCTCGTCGAGCGCGAGCAGGTCGGCCTCCGAGGCCAGCGCCCGCGCGATGTACGCCCGCTGGCGCTGGCCGCCCGAGAGGCGGTTGATCCGCCGGTCCGAGATGTCGGCGATGCCGACCGTTTCGAGGGCCTCGTCGACGATCTCGTGGTCTTCCGCGGTCAGCCGCGAGCGGCCCGCGCGGGCGAACCGTCCCATCGTCACGCCCTCGCGGACGGTGACCGGCATCGAGCCGCCCCGCGAGGTCGCCTGCTGGGAGACGTAGCCGATCCGCTCGCCCCGATCGAACTCGTCGATCGGCCGGCCGAACAGCTCGATCCGGCCCTCGTCGGGTTCGAGCAGGCCGAGCATGAGGTGCAACAGCGTCGTCTTCCCGGAGCCGTTCGGGCCGATCAGCCCGAGGAAGTCCCCCGCCTCGATGGTCAGCGAGACGTCGCGGACCACGTCGGTCTCGTCGTAGGCGAACGACACGTCCTCGAGTTCGACGACCGGGGGCACGGTGGAGTCGCCCGATCCTCCGCGCGCGAGACGTTTAGTTCTTCCAGTTCGCGTCGGCGCCGACATGGTCACTCCGCGTCGAGGGCGGTTCGCAGCGACGGCAGGTTCAGCTCCCGCATCTGGTCGAGCCAGCCCCAGCCCGTCTCGTTCCACTCGGCGGTGGTCCCCTCGGCGGGGCTGATGGGGACGGCGTCGGTCGCGTCGCTGCTCTCGATGATCGACGCCGCGATCTGGGGGATCTCGTCGCCGGGTGCCGCGAAGGGATCGTAGAGGATCGTGTCGATGCCCTCCCCGTCGACGAGGTCGATCGTGTCCGCGATTTCGGTCGGGCTCGGGGACTCGTCGGGCGAGACCCCGACCGGCGAGTGCAACTCGAAGCCGTAGCGCCGTTCGAGGTAGCGGAAGGAGTCGTGGCCCGCGAAGACGGCCACGTCCCGGGCGGCGTCGTCGACGAGCCGGCGGAACGCCGCGTCGAGGTCGTCGATGCGCTCGCGGTAGTCGTCGGCGTTGGCCGCGTAGACGTCGGCCCCGTCGGGGTCGGCCGCGGCAAGCCCGTCGGCGATCCCGTCGACCATCTCGCCGACCAGCACCGGGTCGGTCCAGACGTGGGGGTCGAAGCCCTCGCCGGCGTGGTCGCCTTCGCCGTCGTTGCCGTCCTCGTCGTGGTCGTGCCCGCGAGCGTCCGTCGGGTCGAGCAGTTGGGCCGCCGGGACGGCGTCGAGGGCGTCGATCACGGCGACGTCGTCGTAGTCGGCCTCGATCTGGTTCGCGATGTCCTGTGCCCACGCGAACTCCGGCATGTCGAGGTAGACGAAGGCGTCCGTCGAGGCGATTTCCGTGGCGAGGTTGCCCCCGGGGCTCCAGCCGTGGCCGCTCTGGCCGACGCCGACCGGGTTCTCGAAGGCGAACCGGTCGCCGCCGACGTGTGTCGTCCAGTCCCAGATGGCGAAGAACGCGGCGTAGCCGGTGTCGTCCCCGTCGGCTCCGTCGGCACCCTCCTCGGGCGAACTCAGACAGCCGGCCAGCGAACCGAGCGCGAGCGCGCCCGCGCCGTTGCGCAGCACCGAGCGCCGTGTCAGGTTCATACCGGAGAATGCGGCCCCCGTCGTAAAAGAGTTATTATACCTAATGTCCGAGTTAATAACTCGTGGCAGCTATCGGACGCGAGCTAGTAACCGGCCGATCGAGGGTCGCTATCCGTCGGGCGGACACCCACAGCGGCCGATGCAGTGTGTCGCGGCACCGTTCGAGACGACCCCGTCGGCGGCGAGACGCGCCAGCACCTCGTCGAGCGCGTCCGTCCGCGGGCGCGC
The Salinilacihabitans rarus DNA segment above includes these coding regions:
- a CDS encoding metal ABC transporter permease, producing MSGNVERTGERGIAESVRSLRKRPRRAAELAGLAVTAALALAMLGFVACYWLRAYPVAGPLYEQYLIVGEWIDLYLGTNVFEHPLMWQQLSTGVLVGVVAPLVGTFLVHRQMALIGETLAHTAFAGVAIGFAAGSVTGWGGSQRGLALYAALVVGVLGALGVQWLSERTDAYGDVPIAIMLTGSFALGTIVVSYGPGQQGFTIDEYLFGNLSVVTPAGARLMAVLSVVVVAAVALAYKQLVFITFDEQAARVARLNVTGYNTLLVVLTAVVVVGSMQVLGVILVAGMLVIPVAAASQVARGFRETLYLSVLAGQAAIVGGFAAAIRWGLPSGGSIVLVAVALYLLAVAASNRSTTAISTH
- a CDS encoding metal ABC transporter ATP-binding protein, with translation MPPVVELEDVSFAYDETDVVRDVSLTIEAGDFLGLIGPNGSGKTTLLHLMLGLLEPDEGRIELFGRPIDEFDRGERIGYVSQQATSRGGSMPVTVREGVTMGRFARAGRSRLTAEDHEIVDEALETVGIADISDRRINRLSGGQRQRAYIARALASEADLLALDEPTVGVDAESRDAFYRLLDSLNESGITIILIEHDVGVVTDRANRIACINTELYHHGDTESFVESDALAEAYGATGQVVHHDH
- a CDS encoding metal ABC transporter substrate-binding protein, which codes for MNLTRRSVLRNGAGALALGSLAGCLSSPEEGADGADGDDTGYAAFFAIWDWTTHVGGDRFAFENPVGVGQSGHGWSPGGNLATEIASTDAFVYLDMPEFAWAQDIANQIEADYDDVAVIDALDAVPAAQLLDPTDARGHDHDEDGNDGEGDHAGEGFDPHVWTDPVLVGEMVDGIADGLAAADPDGADVYAANADDYRERIDDLDAAFRRLVDDAARDVAVFAGHDSFRYLERRYGFELHSPVGVSPDESPSPTEIADTIDLVDGEGIDTILYDPFAAPGDEIPQIAASIIESSDATDAVPISPAEGTTAEWNETGWGWLDQMRELNLPSLRTALDAE
- a CDS encoding phosphotransacetylase family protein, giving the protein MSDTDTDTDTTTDTTETDTILVTSLEKSTGKTAIALALARLARERGEDVGYMKPKGTRLQSNVGKTLDEDPMFARELLDLDAEMHDLEPVVYSPTFIEQAIRGRENPDELRDRVREAFETLAADHDRVFLEGGGRLELGGIVDLTDADVADLLDARVLLVAPYEVPGDVDDVLAAAEVLGDHLDGVVFNDVADAVYDQLENEVVPFLEGQDIPVYGVLPTERTLSGVTVGDLADELGANLLVEGETDAYVERFSVGAMGADSALRHFRRTKNAAVITGGDRAELQTAALEAPGVRCLILTGGHRPSGAILGQAAEKDLPVLLVNTDTLTTIERAEDVVRSGRTRDERTVDRMEELLSNHADVDAILGE
- a CDS encoding DHH family phosphoesterase, whose protein sequence is MSTGVTISSISDYAILGCGSVGYAVAEELVDQGKDVLIIDRDESRVESLRDQDLDARTADIGDPETADLVADRSVVLILASDVEANKQAVENIRENDGEQFVVARASDPVSGDELSDLGADVVINPSTVIADSALRALESGELEYNAGKLAEIIEETAGRLAIVTQDSPDPDSIASAAALQAIADHLGVEADIIYMDEIGHQENRAFVNLLGIDLLQWDDVEDRSAYDTVALVDRATSGEMEFDVDIIVDHREPEVDYDPSFVDIRPNMSSTSTIMTKYIQEFDMNVSEEVATALLYGIRAETLDFKRDTTPADLTAAAYLYPFANHDTLEQVESPSMSPETLDVLAEAIANRDVQGSHLVSNAGFVRDREALTQAASHLLNLEGVTTTAVFGISEETIFLAARSKDIRMNIGSVLADAYGEIGETAGHSTQASAEIPLGIFTGIEISDDTRDTLLELTEEAVKRTLFDAMGVDGSEGSNGG
- a CDS encoding acetate--CoA ligase family protein; this translates as MGRLHELFAPETVAVVGATDREGAVGRAILENLRTDFAGKVVPVNPNRDEVLGLECHSDVASAPPVDLSVIVVPPPYVIDAIRDSAEAGVENVVVITAGFSETGGEGAARERELREVAAEYDLNLVGPNSLGVMSTRAGMNATFGPENALEGSVSFMSQSGAFITAVLDWANQQEIGFRDVVSLGNKSVLDETDFVHEWGEDDGTDVVIGYLEGIDEGRAFVDAAREVSEDTPIVLVKSGRTDAGAAAASSHTGAIAGSERAYEAGLEQAGVLRASSVQELFDWARALSGLPTPESDGVAVVTNAGGPGVLTTDAVGDSRLDMASFTDETIETLSEAMPDEANVYNPIDAIGDADVERFEEALDVALADPNVGCAVVVSAPTAVLDYDDLAEAVIERSEEHDKPVVTCLMGGERTRSAEAVLRDSGIPNYFDPARAVSGLDALATYRDVSERTYDEPTAFDVDRERAREILERARDREDNRLGVEAMDLLDAYGIPIPEGEIVDDPADAHAVAESIDGDVVMKIVSPEITHKSDIGGVKVGVGDEDVYDAYEDLVARAHNYQPDATILGVQVQEMLDLEGSTETIVGMNRDPQFGPLLLFGLGGIFVEILKDTSVRVAPVGEDEAAEMVDEIKAAPLLRGARGRDPADVDAVVETIQRLSQLVTDFPSILELDVNPLVAGPEGVQAIDLRLTVDTEEL
- a CDS encoding PRC-barrel domain-containing protein, with product MDDTPQEITSLVGREVYSNNGIYVGEVEDLRLDVDGESVTGLALGTLNPELFDEEARSARGVIVPYRWVRAVGDVVLVNDVIERVRDPDQEREEVVV